One Micromonospora eburnea genomic region harbors:
- a CDS encoding TetR/AcrR family transcriptional regulator, whose amino-acid sequence MAVESAGRPAPRRNPLSKEVVLRTAVALADEAGNGVPSMRKLAERLDVEAASLYHHFRNKVVILDGMVDLVFSEIELPSDDVDWRAAMRRRAVSMRGALIRHPWAISLMDSRTNPGHATLRHHNAVIGCLRSAGFSIAGGAHALSVLDSYIYGFTLQELSLPFKSSVDLEDVAGSILKHMPHDEFPHLTEMIVHRALGSSYAYTEEFEIGLDLILDGLQRQRESWL is encoded by the coding sequence GTGGCCGTGGAGTCAGCCGGCAGGCCGGCACCGCGCCGCAACCCGCTCAGCAAGGAGGTGGTGCTTCGCACGGCGGTCGCGCTGGCGGACGAGGCCGGCAACGGTGTGCCGAGCATGCGCAAGCTCGCCGAGCGGCTCGACGTCGAGGCCGCGTCGCTGTACCACCACTTCCGCAACAAGGTCGTGATCCTCGACGGCATGGTCGACCTCGTCTTCAGCGAGATCGAACTCCCGTCGGACGACGTCGACTGGCGAGCCGCGATGCGACGGCGGGCAGTCTCGATGCGCGGCGCACTGATCCGCCACCCGTGGGCGATCAGCCTGATGGACTCACGGACGAACCCCGGCCACGCGACTCTGCGCCACCACAACGCGGTAATCGGCTGCCTACGGTCGGCCGGCTTCTCGATCGCCGGCGGGGCACACGCGCTCTCGGTGCTGGACAGCTACATCTACGGGTTCACGCTCCAGGAGCTCAGCCTGCCCTTCAAATCATCCGTCGACCTCGAGGACGTGGCGGGATCGATCCTGAAGCACATGCCCCACGACGAGTTCCCGCACCTCACCGAGATGATCGTCCACCGCGCCCTGGGCTCTAGCTACGCGTACACCGAGGAGTTCGAGATCGGACTCGACCTGATCCTCGACGGACTGCAACGACAGCGCGAAAGCTGGCTGTAG
- a CDS encoding dihydrofolate reductase family protein, which produces MFIPESFRPALVYMGMAIVEADISMSVDGFVTGPDLAIFPGYGRGGERLHAWLQHEEGQQLIAATFAASGAVITSRQVYDDTDGWANENGFFAMPVFVVTHRPHDQVRKGDTTFTFVTGGVAAAVEAATAAAADKRVHIMGGASIIQQALRAGLVDRLRLHIAPLLLGSGTALFDGGNGPQLDLLSTTATPEASHLTYQVRH; this is translated from the coding sequence ATGTTCATACCGGAGAGTTTCCGGCCGGCGCTCGTCTACATGGGCATGGCAATCGTTGAAGCGGACATCTCCATGTCAGTGGACGGGTTCGTCACCGGACCTGACCTTGCAATCTTTCCCGGATACGGCAGGGGCGGCGAGCGTCTGCACGCCTGGCTCCAGCACGAGGAGGGGCAGCAGCTCATCGCAGCGACGTTCGCCGCATCGGGCGCGGTCATCACCAGCCGGCAGGTGTACGACGACACCGACGGCTGGGCCAATGAGAACGGCTTCTTCGCGATGCCGGTCTTCGTCGTCACCCACCGTCCGCACGACCAGGTCCGCAAGGGCGACACCACATTCACGTTCGTGACCGGCGGGGTGGCTGCCGCGGTCGAGGCAGCCACTGCGGCGGCCGCTGACAAGCGAGTCCACATCATGGGCGGTGCCTCGATCATCCAGCAGGCGCTGCGGGCCGGGCTGGTCGACCGCCTGCGGCTACACATCGCGCCGCTTCTCCTCGGCTCCGGCACCGCACTTTTCGACGGCGGCAACGGGCCGCAACTCGATCTGCTCAGTACGACGGCCACCCCGGAAGCCAGCCACCTGACGTACCAAGTCCGTCACTGA
- a CDS encoding sigma-70 family RNA polymerase sigma factor, protein MDDAMFAELTGRYYRELHVYCYRMLGSVEAAEDHVQEVFLRAWRARDRFDGRSSVRTWLYRIATNTCLDTLRRGAPRLQPYPDHLLDEQPGPEAVAVDRETMSLAFLAMIQLLPPRQRAVVILRDVLSWSAGEAADLLGTTVRAANSALHRARTTMRQRWPDGRLAWAPVGEPDAAQRKLLARYIAAHEQADVEGLIELLREDIRLTIEPQVGEWTGRPAVARALREGMNLPGHWRMVPTAANGQLAAGAYVRAAGQTAFRPFGIAVLSVEAKALTAIDMFEDPKLLTAFGLPTSL, encoded by the coding sequence ATGGACGACGCGATGTTCGCCGAGCTGACCGGCCGGTACTACCGGGAGCTGCATGTGTACTGCTACCGGATGCTCGGCTCGGTGGAGGCGGCCGAGGACCACGTGCAGGAGGTGTTCCTTCGGGCGTGGCGCGCCCGAGACCGGTTCGACGGGCGTTCGAGCGTCCGAACCTGGCTGTACCGCATCGCCACCAACACTTGCCTGGACACGCTGCGCCGGGGCGCGCCGCGGTTGCAGCCGTACCCGGATCACCTGCTCGATGAGCAACCCGGCCCCGAGGCGGTGGCGGTGGACCGGGAGACAATGTCGCTGGCATTCCTGGCGATGATCCAGTTGCTGCCGCCGCGCCAGCGCGCCGTGGTGATCCTTCGTGACGTGCTGTCATGGTCGGCCGGCGAGGCAGCCGATCTGCTCGGCACGACGGTACGTGCCGCCAACAGTGCCCTGCACCGGGCCCGGACGACCATGCGGCAGCGATGGCCGGACGGCCGTCTGGCGTGGGCACCTGTCGGCGAACCCGACGCGGCACAGCGGAAACTGCTGGCACGGTACATCGCCGCCCATGAGCAGGCCGATGTGGAGGGCCTGATCGAACTGCTGCGAGAGGATATCCGCCTGACCATCGAGCCGCAGGTCGGCGAATGGACCGGCCGGCCGGCCGTCGCGAGGGCACTGCGCGAGGGCATGAACCTGCCCGGCCATTGGCGGATGGTGCCGACCGCAGCCAATGGCCAACTAGCGGCCGGCGCCTACGTGCGGGCGGCCGGCCAGACCGCGTTCCGCCCGTTCGGAATCGCTGTGCTCAGCGTCGAGGCGAAAGCACTGACGGCGATCGACATGTTCGAAGACCCAAAACTGCTTACTGCATTCGGCCTGCCCACGAGCCTGTAA
- a CDS encoding IS110 family transposase has protein sequence MDPHKRSATIEVMTSDETVVGGGRFDTGRDGYAAMRKYARQWPHRVWAIEGCQGIGRHIANRLLADDEQVVDVPPKLSARARVFATGQGRKTDATDAHSIALVGTRMAGLRPVVNDEQLALLRILVDRRRSLGEDHTRMVSQLHQLLLELIPGGAKKSLSAAQAKALLATVRPRDAVGKARRRVAAELIGDLERVYRRSKEADKELKELVASTGTTLMDLHGIGPSGAARLLVEVGDITRFPNRAHFASWNGTAPIDASSGEQVRHRLSRAGNRQINRVLHIMATVQLRNPTEGRAYFDRKKAAGKTSMEAMRALKRRLSDIVYRCMINDATAAAAGPGGQRGTTTDSSVTGSHPPAGSSEKSLPGPAETQDRTLLPAVS, from the coding sequence ATGGACCCGCACAAGCGCTCTGCCACGATCGAGGTCATGACCAGCGACGAGACCGTCGTCGGCGGCGGCCGGTTCGACACCGGCCGGGACGGTTACGCGGCGATGAGGAAGTACGCCAGGCAGTGGCCGCACCGGGTCTGGGCGATCGAGGGCTGCCAAGGCATTGGCCGGCACATCGCCAACCGGCTGCTGGCCGACGACGAGCAGGTCGTCGACGTGCCACCGAAGTTGTCCGCCCGTGCGCGGGTGTTCGCCACCGGGCAGGGCCGCAAGACCGACGCCACCGACGCCCACTCCATCGCGCTGGTCGGCACCCGCATGGCCGGGCTGCGCCCGGTGGTCAACGATGAGCAGTTGGCTCTGCTGCGGATTCTGGTCGACCGGCGCCGCTCCCTCGGCGAGGACCATACCCGGATGGTGTCCCAGCTGCACCAACTGCTGCTGGAACTGATCCCCGGTGGGGCGAAGAAGAGTCTGTCCGCCGCCCAGGCCAAGGCACTGCTGGCCACGGTCCGGCCTCGGGACGCGGTCGGCAAGGCTCGAAGGCGGGTCGCCGCAGAGCTGATTGGTGACCTCGAACGGGTCTACCGGCGCTCCAAGGAGGCAGACAAGGAACTGAAGGAACTGGTCGCCTCCACCGGCACCACGTTGATGGACCTGCACGGCATCGGGCCGTCCGGCGCCGCCCGGCTGCTGGTCGAGGTCGGTGACATCACTCGGTTCCCGAACCGGGCCCACTTCGCCTCCTGGAACGGCACCGCCCCCATCGACGCGTCCTCCGGCGAGCAGGTACGCCACCGGCTTTCCCGTGCCGGGAACCGGCAGATCAACCGGGTGCTGCACATCATGGCCACCGTCCAGCTGCGCAATCCCACCGAAGGCCGCGCCTACTTCGACCGGAAGAAAGCCGCCGGCAAGACATCGATGGAAGCGATGCGCGCCCTGAAACGGCGCCTGTCCGACATCGTCTACCGATGCATGATCAACGACGCCACAGCCGCGGCGGCGGGCCCGGGAGGACAACGGGGAACGACCACTGACTCCAGCGTGACCGGCTCTCATCCCCCAGCCGGCTCTTCGGAGAAGTCACTTCCCGGACCCGCCGAAACCCAGGATAGAACTCTCCTCCCGGCGGTGTCTTGA
- a CDS encoding DUF4253 domain-containing protein translates to MIGDTFTVRNDLDQIEAAFVGTPLAGLPIGYGPSGTVLVADPNCLQEAWQAADALVPVIGRRPVMVTDDFDFDDTRRIRPEPEPGPSELELRAFAEAAESSEPWLTYRHYSEDDEVEEGEVEYYARGVAGVDLTALVSDVALPTSRPALERALYDRLLTDADLYARVLAGVRFVTQTDYWYTPTSVLLMLVPTSDIRTSGYWVDFYGAHTRQHQRMLAEVMAQWSHRWDARLVASWGTMLQFQVGRRPAPGDEAWTAAGQLKALAPNLDLSRWECLARQRRVVRAQPTLTPRAQSLRQDLSRWLALGRRQLRMFG, encoded by the coding sequence ATGATCGGAGATACCTTCACCGTGCGAAACGACCTCGACCAGATCGAAGCGGCTTTCGTCGGCACGCCGCTGGCCGGGCTGCCGATCGGTTACGGCCCGTCGGGCACCGTCCTCGTCGCCGACCCTAATTGCCTGCAGGAGGCCTGGCAGGCGGCCGACGCGCTGGTGCCGGTCATCGGACGCCGGCCCGTCATGGTCACCGACGACTTCGACTTCGACGACACGCGGAGGATCCGGCCCGAACCCGAGCCGGGTCCGTCGGAGTTGGAGCTACGCGCGTTCGCCGAGGCCGCTGAGTCTTCCGAGCCCTGGCTGACCTACCGCCACTACAGCGAGGACGACGAGGTCGAGGAGGGTGAAGTCGAGTACTACGCCCGTGGCGTGGCCGGTGTCGACCTCACGGCCCTGGTGTCAGATGTGGCGCTGCCGACTTCGCGCCCGGCGCTGGAGCGGGCGCTGTACGATCGGCTGCTCACCGACGCCGACCTGTACGCCCGGGTGCTTGCCGGCGTGCGGTTCGTGACGCAGACCGACTACTGGTACACGCCTACCAGCGTCCTGCTCATGCTAGTGCCCACCAGCGACATCCGCACCTCGGGGTACTGGGTGGACTTCTACGGTGCGCACACCCGGCAGCACCAGCGGATGCTCGCCGAGGTCATGGCGCAGTGGAGTCACCGGTGGGACGCCCGCCTGGTCGCGTCGTGGGGCACCATGCTGCAGTTCCAGGTGGGTCGTCGACCGGCGCCGGGTGACGAGGCGTGGACCGCGGCCGGCCAGCTCAAGGCGCTCGCCCCGAACCTCGACCTAAGCCGGTGGGAGTGTCTTGCCCGCCAGCGACGCGTGGTTCGTGCACAACCGACCCTGACACCTCGGGCACAGAGCCTCCGCCAAGATCTGTCGCGTTGGCTAGCGCTCGGTCGGCGGCAGTTGCGGATGTTCGGCTGA
- a CDS encoding alpha/beta hydrolase, with protein sequence MSTAQRSHDVLPFAKHENGGVGMMVNTEPRTVAAAVVGMAREGRFVEIAELFTPQLRALVSAETLQAAWAGEISKVGTVAAVGEPVSERAEAGLVRVSVPLTCEHGEVTVIMSVDDAGMMHGLRLSLPTVTSWEPPSYSAPERFTEHEVTVGSGPLAVSGTHTLPRGRGPQPGVVLLSGGGPFDRDETSGVNKPLKDLAWGLASRGVAVARFDKLAFAHSRMAMKPGSTVADEYVPHAVAAVRLLQQQPTVDPERVFVLGHSMGGRAAPRVAAAEASVAGLVILAGDTQPMHRAAVRVVRYLASMTPDSIPQAAVEAFTQQAALIDSPDLSPATPAADLPFGWPASYWLDLRGDDPVATAAALDKPMLILQGGRDYQVTVDDDLTSWQAGLAQRPDVVIRIYDADNHLFFPGSGPSTPAEYEPPQHVDPAVVADIAEWLVPGQGKIAGLPSSHER encoded by the coding sequence GTGTCCACAGCCCAACGATCTCACGATGTGCTACCGTTCGCAAAACATGAGAATGGCGGTGTCGGGATGATGGTGAACACGGAACCGAGGACGGTCGCCGCAGCAGTTGTCGGGATGGCACGGGAAGGGCGCTTCGTGGAGATCGCGGAGCTGTTCACCCCGCAGTTGCGGGCGTTGGTGTCCGCCGAGACGCTGCAGGCTGCCTGGGCGGGCGAGATCTCCAAGGTCGGGACGGTCGCGGCCGTTGGGGAGCCGGTGAGCGAGCGTGCCGAGGCGGGGCTGGTTCGGGTGAGCGTCCCGCTGACCTGCGAGCATGGCGAGGTCACAGTGATCATGTCGGTCGACGATGCGGGCATGATGCACGGCCTGCGGCTTTCGCTGCCGACTGTCACGTCCTGGGAGCCACCGAGCTATTCAGCCCCCGAACGGTTCACCGAGCATGAGGTCACCGTCGGCTCCGGCCCACTCGCCGTGTCCGGCACCCATACCCTGCCCCGCGGACGCGGTCCTCAGCCCGGTGTGGTGCTGCTCAGCGGCGGCGGGCCCTTCGACCGGGACGAGACCAGCGGGGTGAACAAGCCGCTGAAGGACCTGGCGTGGGGGCTGGCCAGCCGTGGCGTGGCGGTGGCCCGCTTCGACAAACTTGCCTTTGCCCACAGCCGCATGGCCATGAAGCCTGGTTCCACAGTGGCCGACGAGTACGTGCCGCACGCGGTCGCCGCCGTCCGTCTGCTCCAGCAGCAGCCGACGGTGGATCCCGAGCGGGTGTTTGTCCTCGGCCACAGCATGGGCGGCAGAGCCGCCCCCCGGGTCGCGGCTGCCGAGGCGTCCGTCGCGGGCCTGGTGATCCTGGCCGGGGACACGCAGCCGATGCACCGTGCCGCCGTCCGCGTCGTCCGCTACCTCGCCTCGATGACCCCCGACTCGATCCCCCAGGCCGCTGTGGAGGCGTTCACGCAGCAGGCGGCGCTCATTGACAGCCCCGACCTGTCGCCAGCGACCCCGGCTGCGGACCTGCCGTTCGGCTGGCCTGCCTCATACTGGCTGGACCTACGCGGCGACGACCCGGTCGCGACCGCGGCGGCGCTGGACAAACCGATGCTCATCCTGCAGGGCGGCCGCGACTACCAGGTGACCGTTGACGACGACCTCACGAGCTGGCAGGCCGGACTCGCCCAGCGGCCTGACGTCGTGATCCGCATCTATGACGCCGACAACCATCTGTTCTTCCCCGGCTCGGGCCCGTCCACGCCCGCCGAGTATGAGCCGCCGCAGCACGTCGACCCGGCCGTGGTCGCCGACATCGCCGAATGGCTGGTGCCAGGCCAAGGGAAGATCGCCGGACTCCCTTCCAGTCACGAGCGCTGA
- a CDS encoding helix-turn-helix domain-containing protein, with the protein MDTLELLGHPVRLRIVHAMRGGRMLTTAQLCARLPDVSKAMVYRHIDLLAAGGIVEIAEERRVRGAVERHYRLRQDRASIDPETAALLSRDDHRRGFAAAVAALVAEFNAYLDRGNTDPTTDPVGYRQHAIWLNRDEVNTMIRILRDAIAPQLANPPTPDRTRYLLSPILFPSEEPPTDTT; encoded by the coding sequence GTGGACACGTTGGAACTCCTGGGACACCCCGTACGGCTGCGGATCGTTCACGCCATGCGCGGCGGGCGGATGCTCACCACCGCCCAGCTCTGCGCGCGGCTACCCGACGTCTCGAAGGCCATGGTCTACCGGCACATCGATCTACTCGCCGCCGGTGGAATTGTGGAGATCGCCGAGGAACGCCGTGTACGCGGCGCCGTTGAGCGCCACTACCGACTGCGCCAGGACCGTGCCTCCATCGACCCGGAGACGGCCGCATTGCTGTCGCGCGACGACCACCGGCGCGGTTTCGCCGCAGCGGTGGCCGCCCTGGTCGCCGAGTTCAACGCCTACCTCGACCGTGGAAACACCGACCCGACGACCGACCCCGTCGGCTACCGACAACACGCAATCTGGCTTAACCGCGACGAAGTCAACACCATGATCAGAATACTGCGCGACGCGATCGCGCCCCAACTGGCAAATCCGCCCACCCCCGACCGCACCAGATACCTACTCAGCCCCATCCTCTTCCCCAGCGAAGAACCACCCACCGACACCACCTGA
- a CDS encoding helix-turn-helix domain-containing protein: MADPVRVRRLSDQEGQQLLRITRRGTGSPIRLRRAMVVLASAGGNTVPAIARLVQADEDTIRQVIHRFNEMGMASLDPNGPYREPGGIAS; the protein is encoded by the coding sequence GTGGCAGATCCTGTACGCGTGCGGCGGCTGAGTGATCAGGAAGGTCAGCAGCTGCTCAGAATCACCCGCCGGGGAACCGGTTCACCGATCCGACTGCGACGGGCGATGGTCGTGCTCGCGTCTGCTGGCGGGAACACGGTGCCGGCCATCGCCCGTCTCGTGCAAGCCGATGAGGACACGATCCGGCAGGTCATCCACCGGTTCAACGAGATGGGGATGGCCAGCCTGGACCCTAATGGGCCTTACCGGGAACCCGGCGGCATTGCTTCTTGA
- a CDS encoding IS110 family transposase — MLFVGDDWAEDHHDVELQDQTGRVLARRRLPEGITGIAALHALVAERVAGEDAGDSRDDVSVVVGIETDRGPWVEALIAAGYQVFAINPRQASRFKERYGASGAKSDKGDAHALADMVRIDRAQLRPVAGDTSSAQAIKVVARAHQTMVWERTRAVLRLRSALREYFPAALVAYEKLGLAGADALELLQAAPSPAEAAALDVEVIIAALRRVHRHKVHAKAADISAALRSEHLGRSAAVTEAYAATVAALSAVIAVFNIQIKQLERQVEAHFIDHPQAAIYRSQPGIGVVTGARLLAEFGDDPDRYNSAKARKNYAATSPVTRASGRSKVVMARYVHNDRLVDALHAQAFSAVNGSPGARAYYDKQRARDVDHGRALRQVANRLVGILHGCLKTGTAYDENIAWPHQSAATA; from the coding sequence TTGCTGTTCGTCGGTGATGACTGGGCCGAGGACCACCATGACGTGGAGCTGCAGGACCAGACCGGACGAGTGCTGGCAAGGCGGCGGTTGCCGGAAGGCATCACGGGTATCGCAGCCCTTCATGCACTGGTCGCCGAACGTGTGGCTGGGGAGGATGCCGGGGACAGCCGAGACGATGTCAGCGTGGTGGTGGGTATCGAAACCGACCGGGGCCCGTGGGTCGAGGCGCTGATCGCTGCCGGCTATCAGGTTTTCGCGATCAACCCGAGGCAAGCGAGCCGGTTCAAGGAGCGTTACGGCGCCTCAGGAGCCAAAAGCGACAAGGGTGACGCGCACGCGTTGGCGGACATGGTCCGCATCGACCGGGCGCAACTGCGTCCGGTCGCTGGTGACACGTCATCGGCTCAAGCGATCAAGGTGGTCGCCCGGGCACATCAGACGATGGTCTGGGAGCGGACCCGTGCGGTTCTGCGGCTGCGGTCGGCGCTGCGGGAGTACTTTCCGGCCGCGTTGGTCGCCTACGAGAAGTTGGGGCTGGCCGGCGCTGACGCTCTGGAGTTGTTGCAGGCAGCGCCGTCTCCCGCGGAGGCTGCGGCACTGGATGTCGAGGTGATCATCGCGGCGCTGCGGCGGGTTCATCGACACAAGGTTCACGCCAAAGCAGCGGACATCAGCGCCGCTCTGCGCAGTGAACACCTGGGCCGTTCGGCAGCGGTTACTGAGGCCTACGCCGCTACGGTTGCCGCGCTGAGCGCCGTGATCGCAGTCTTCAACATTCAGATCAAGCAGTTGGAACGACAGGTTGAGGCGCACTTCATCGATCATCCCCAGGCCGCCATCTATCGGTCGCAGCCGGGCATCGGCGTCGTCACCGGAGCTCGGCTGCTGGCGGAGTTCGGCGACGACCCTGACCGCTACAACAGTGCAAAGGCGCGCAAGAACTATGCCGCGACCAGCCCGGTCACCAGGGCATCGGGCAGAAGCAAAGTGGTCATGGCCCGCTACGTGCACAACGACCGCTTGGTCGACGCGCTGCACGCCCAGGCATTCTCCGCCGTCAACGGCTCGCCCGGCGCCCGCGCCTACTACGACAAGCAACGCGCCCGCGACGTCGACCACGGCCGAGCCCTGCGGCAAGTCGCCAACCGCCTGGTCGGCATCCTTCACGGTTGCTTAAAAACCGGCACCGCTTACGACGAGAACATCGCCTGGCCGCATCAATCAGCCGCTACTGCTTGA
- a CDS encoding HAD family hydrolase, which translates to MPSKSVTTVLFDFAWTLFARDPNRWVGSAAALIGREVAAGEAERIASDFAELLRTTATDPAHIARDLDPQVWDRAILAVLQQIRGVDLPFARALHETRAEALTPYADTASTLAALSARGIRLGVVSNVGWNIRICFARHGLDRYIDAFVLSYEVGFVKPDVRIWRTAVEALAAQPDRTLMVGDHPGCDGGSVAVGIPALVLPMVSSPAQPRGFDQVLALTGI; encoded by the coding sequence GTGCCTTCGAAATCCGTGACAACCGTCCTGTTCGATTTCGCTTGGACCCTGTTCGCCAGAGACCCCAACCGCTGGGTCGGCAGCGCGGCGGCCTTGATCGGCCGGGAGGTGGCCGCCGGTGAGGCGGAGCGCATCGCCTCGGATTTCGCTGAGTTGCTGCGGACGACGGCTACGGACCCTGCTCACATCGCCCGGGACTTGGACCCACAGGTGTGGGACCGGGCGATTCTGGCTGTCCTGCAGCAAATCCGTGGGGTGGACTTGCCGTTTGCGCGAGCCCTGCACGAAACGCGCGCCGAAGCGCTGACGCCGTACGCGGACACGGCGTCCACTCTCGCCGCGCTGAGTGCCCGCGGTATTCGCCTTGGCGTGGTCAGCAACGTGGGCTGGAACATTCGCATCTGCTTTGCGAGGCATGGGCTTGACCGCTACATCGATGCATTCGTTCTTTCCTACGAGGTCGGCTTCGTCAAACCCGATGTACGAATCTGGCGCACCGCAGTCGAAGCCCTGGCGGCACAGCCAGATCGAACGTTGATGGTTGGCGACCATCCCGGATGCGACGGCGGTTCCGTGGCCGTCGGCATACCGGCCCTGGTGCTGCCGATGGTGAGTTCGCCAGCCCAGCCTCGCGGGTTCGATCAGGTGCTGGCGTTGACCGGAATCTGA
- a CDS encoding VOC family protein gives MRFGKDLRFFQHDVEPKAVKNRMHFDIHVGGGRHEPLEVRWPRVQAIVDKLVAAGGTVLRVDAPDGAPDHVTMADPEGNEFDVL, from the coding sequence ATGCGCTTCGGGAAAGATCTCCGATTCTTCCAGCATGACGTCGAGCCGAAGGCAGTCAAGAACCGAATGCACTTCGATATCCACGTCGGCGGCGGCCGGCACGAGCCGTTGGAGGTGCGCTGGCCGCGGGTCCAGGCGATCGTCGACAAACTGGTGGCAGCAGGCGGGACCGTACTCCGGGTCGACGCACCGGACGGTGCCCCTGACCATGTGACGATGGCCGACCCAGAGGGCAACGAGTTCGACGTCCTTTAG